The DNA sequence ATCACGTGATCATGGATTCAAAGACTCTGCATAGTAAACATGTCCATTCCCCCCAAATTGATTTGTAGGTATAATGCAATGTCTATTTAAACCCCAGCAGGATTTTTTGTAGACATGGATAtgcttattctaaaatgtatatagaaagaCAAGGACCTAGAATAGTTAAATcggttttgaaaaagaataataaagtggAAGGAATAACTTTAGTTGATGTTAAGTGTTACTATACAACATCAGCAATCAAGAAACTATGGTTTtattgaaacagaaaatagagaacTTAAAAATAGACCACCAAAATATacccaactgatttttgacaatgaTGCCAAAGCAATTCAATACAACTGGGCTAGGcttttccacaaatggtgctAAAGCAACTGGATATCATaggccaaaaaatatatataaaatggactTTGACCTAAGCCTCATACCTTAtacaaaaagtaacttaaaatagATCGTggacttatatttaaaatgtaaaactataaaacatttaggaaaaataacCAGGCGGAATCTTTGGGACAAAGAGCTAGGCAGAGCTGTTATAGTTGACACCCACACcatgatccataaaaggaagAATTGACAAATTGAACCTCATCAGAATTAAACACTTtgactttgcaaaaaaaaaaaaaatcctgtgaggAGGATGAAAAGACGAGctataaacttggaaaaaatatttgcaattgacaTACCTGACAAAGGACcattatttagaatatataaagagctctcaaaagtcaacagtaaagaaaaaacaaacaactcaagttcaattaaaaaatgatcaaagatAGGAACATGTATTTTGCTGAAGAATATACAGATGGTAAATATGTGCATAAAGATATGTTCAACAAAAgtagccattagggaaatactAATTAAAGTCACTGTGAGAAATCACAACACACTATCAGAAAGgctaaaacagaataaaaaaaaaatgataatgacaAATGCCGAGAAACCAGATAACATATAGTTTACTGGTGGGATATATAGCCATTCCGGAAAAGATTACTGCAGCTTctcataaaactaaacatacacttATCATACAACCTACCCATtgcactcttaggtatttatctcaaagaaatgaaaatttatgttcacacaataATCAGTACATGAATGCTTATAGTAGCTTTATTAATAAAAGACCAAAACTGGAACCTCTCCAAATGTCCTTCAGGGGGTGAATGCTTAATCACAAAGTGTGGTATTagtcagcaattaaaaaaaagaattgttgatacatgcaacaatgtggatggatctcaACTAATTCTACTGAGTAAAATAAGACAGTCTCAAAAATTGATATTGCATGATTCCTTCTACACAATATTCTTGAATTGATAAACTATAGAGGAGAAGAGATCAATGGTTGACAAGGaatagggaaggaagagggagggagacagttgTGTCTATAAAAGAGGACCCTTATGATGGAAATCTTCTATGTGTTTACTGTGATGGTGGTCGCACAAATCTGTATGTGTGataaaattagaacaaaatataaacatgcaaaaattagTGTATGTAAACTGGTGAAATCCGAATAATGTCAGTGGACTGCATCAATGTCAActtcctggttgtgatattgtactgTAATATGAAAAATGTTACCTCTGGGGGAAACTAGGTGATTAGTATAAGGGATCTCTTATTTCTCACAATTGCATATGAAtcaataattatcttttttttaatgtttatttatttttgagagagagagagagagagagagagagagtgcgagtggcggagggacagagaaagagggagacacagaatctgaagcaggctccaagctgtcagcacagagcccgatgcggggctcgaactcacaaaccgtgagatcatgacctgagccgaagtcagacgcttaactggctgagccacccaggcgccccatgaatcaataattatcttaaaatagtttttaaaaaatcactgtaaatggggtgcctgggtagctcagtctgttaagcatctgacttcagctcaggtcatgatcttgcggtttgtgagttcgagctccacgtcaggctgtgtgctggcagctcagagcctagagccttctttggattctgtgtgtgtctctctctgtccctccccgcatTCGtattctgcctctcaaaaataaataaaacataaaaaaattaaaaaaaatcactgtaggTGCAGTATAAAGATAGATGGGAAATGAGGGTAGACTATACCAGCTTATTGGATCACtggatgagtgtgtgtgtttttgggGGGTAGGGGAAGTAGTGAAGAACAGGACAGGGTCTGTGAATGACCATCAGGTTTCTAcctgagtaaagaaaaaaagaggtggtGAATTCAATTTTGATCTTGCTGAGTTTGTTTTCCATCAACCAGGCAGagtatataaaatgagaatacaagAAGGAAGAACAGGAATCCCTGGGTAAGAGAACCTTAGAGTGAGAATGTTCAGCTGGATTTTGTATACTATACTCCTCACATAGCGTTTCAGTACATGAATGAAGACTAAAATATCAGAGTCACCAGTATATCACAACAAGGGAATTTTTGAACTCAGAAGCAAGAGTAAACATAGCAAAACTATCTGTGAGAATATCAGATACAGGAGggataaaataatttgcatttccattagACATTAAAGCAAAAAGGAATTGATACTGAGTACCATTTGTGTGTACTAAGTTCTACATTGGTGTTCAGAAGTATTATCccatgtaatcctcacaatagccctaaaaagttaaattttatctgcaatttctaattctttttaatgtttattcgtttccaagagagagagacagagagacagcgtgagcaggggaggggtagagagagagacacacacagtatccaaagcaggctccaggctctgagatgtcagcacagaacctgatgcaggccccaaacccacgaaccatgagacatgacctgagtcaaagtcagatgcttaatcaactgagccaccgaggtgcccctgttATCTGCAATTTCTGaacagaagttaagtaatttgtgaGATGAAACAGCCTATGACTAATTTCTTGGGCTACAATTTAATTCTAGATgtgtttatcttctttttttcttatttttttaatgtttatttttgattgagggagagagagagagagagagaaacagagtgtgagtggaggaggggcagagagaggagggggcacagaatctgaagtaggctacaggctctgagctgtcagtgcaaagccccatgtgggcccaaacccatgaaccatgagaccatgacctgagtggaagttggatgcttacccaaatgagccacccaggcgcccaagatgtgtttatcttttttttttaatgtttttatttttgagagagagagagacagagcacgagtgggggaggagcagagagagataggcagccgcagaatccgaaacaggctccagtctctgagctgtcagcacagagcccaacgcggggctcgaactcacagaccgcgagatcatgacctgagctgaagccggaccgctcaacccgactgagccacccaggtgcaccatgTGTTTATCTTCTAAGGCCACATTCTTTCTACTGTATCAAGAAGCTtgtggagagtgggggagagtaGATCTCAAAGTCTTCTTAAAAATTGTAGatattaggagcacctgggtggctcagtttgttaagtttCTCTTAATCTCTGCTTGGATCTTGGTCTCCAGGTCATGAGCTGAAGCCCTGGCTtcggctccatgctgggcatgaaaactacgtttaaaaaaaaaaaaaaaaaagaagttgcaggTTTTATATTCTTACTTATTAAGGGGTTTTTGTAAAGTTATACATCTATATTTGCAAGTGTTCACTTTCCTGCTGGGAAGTTTTAAAGGCTCTGTTTAGTTCACCTGCCCCATCTCTATGGGAGGTCATGCCAGTTTGGCATCAATTGAATATTCGTAGCTCTTCATTCTCTAGAGACACCTGTCATGCTTGTACCTTATTGTCTGGATTAGAACGGGGTTAATTTTCTTATAGTAATTGTTAAGTAGtgccctcctttttattttccagtgaacattttttttcgtGTATGCAGGCTATACAGATTTGTTAACAAGCATCTTTCACTGCAACTAATACAAACAGATAAACAGCAGGTGTTTTCAGTTCTGTGTTTCCAAACTTTCATGGGGCGTTGGCTCTGACTTCATTAACTACTAACATGGGATTCCCTAAACCTCTATaccagtaaataagtaaacaaaaataccTTTCCATCTGtacaagaaaaaagcaaacaaacaaaaacccctgcacattaggtttgtttttctccttctctggtaAGTTTCTGTATCCTCTATTTCTTGTTAATATCTTTTCTTTGAGGTAttccatttcagatttttaaggttaacacaTCATCCCTAAGAACTCTAAGTCTTTAAAGTCAATTCAAGACTATACATCACAGTCCTCTTACTTTACAAACTAGGAACAAAGTAAGCCTTGAAAATGTAACTTTTAGGTAAAAATTAGACTTCTCCCCTAATCAGTATAGATAAAACCTCACTATTTCTAAGGGCCTTTATTTAATCACTGTTATTCAGTAATCTAAGTTTAATTTTCAAAGGTATTTCAACAGGGGACTCTCCACATCTTCCCATAGCCATGGAAATACAGACTCAAACCTGAGTAGTATATCtcatataaatactaaaaaaaggtGGACTAAAAGAGTGGGGGATTGAGGATGTTTTTGTGATCTGCTCTTCTGCTGGGTCACTTCATTTTGATCCTTCACCTTTACAAAGCATCTGAACCTTAGGTGTAGATTTAACTTCTCTCCATTCCCGCCATCTAGTGGTTTTAAGTGGTATAGGTTTGGTTTTAAGAAATATTCCTAATgacgcggggaggggggggggcggggtacaCGAAAAACAAAACGGTTGGCCGCGACAATTTCCTAGTCTCTCACCCCATCATTTAGCCATCACACGGACACCTTTCACTGCTTTAACCATTTTTGAGATGCGCAGAGATgcgcagagagaaggaaggggacgCACACTCACAGAGCCTCACGCCCCTTGACGCTGACATTTAGAAAAGGATTCTAAATCCTTCCTGTCATTCTCAAAGGACGGGAAAAGGAGTTGTGGCAAGACCTAGAGCGAGGAGACTGTCTGACTTTTCAGCAAGTTGGACAGATGACATATTAGCTCCTGCAACGTTCACATCTGgtttgaacaaataaaaagagaaagaaagagggaaaaacacttaaaaaattccGCCGCGGGGCTCTGCAGGTCTTGCTACCCAGTAGCCCCCAGAAGACAACCAATTCCTGCGCGTTCCGCTCCGCTcaccctccttcccaccttctctctctctctctctctttttttttttttttttttttttcctttttttcccacgCTCGCCGTGAACCGAGTCCCAGGGAGGCAGAAGCAAGGCACcggtccccttcctcctctcctcaacCAAACCACCGCAGCCGAGCGCGTGAAGCTTCCCTTTGTTCATCCAGGCTGCTCTCCTCCCCGGCAGATCCACCTGGATGCTCTCCCTCGGTGACATTTTGCGCCGGGGCTGGTGGGTGGCTGGGGTGGAGCGAGAGGagccggagggggcgggggcggagaaAGGTCAAGCCGAGGGAAAGGCAGGAGACGCCTTTCATAACCTGCGTGGCGGGGCGTGCGCgcggttatttatttattttctccttatttattGATCGCACGAGCAGAGCGGCGCGGGGAGCCGGGGGAGATGCAGGACCACCCACTGGCGGGGAAGCAGCCAGCCGCCCTCCCGCGCCCCCGCGCTGTCGAGCGCCTCCTGCCTCTGAGCTCCGGCGATTGCCCTCgctggccccggccccggccccggccccggccccggctccggccccgccgcgccgccgccgccgccgccgccgccgcccgcccggccGCCCCGCAGCCCCGCAGCCTCGCAGCCCCGCACCGCCCCGCTCGGGCCCCGGCGACCGCGGCGGCGCAGTAAGTTGGCAGGAGCGAGTCCCCTCCGTTCTCGCCTCCCCCGCACCTTTTGAACTTGTTGCTGCTGCTCGGCTCGCCTGCGCCTGGCTTTTGGAAGgtgaaaaggaggagggaagcacagaggaatgggggaaggggaagaagagctCGCTTGAGCTTTATTTATGCCCTCTGGGCGCATCGGATTCGGCTGCTCGGGAGCTGCTTTCTCGGCTTTTCCCTTTCCGGGTGCACGGCGAGGAGAAAGTCTCTATGCAACTCAGCCCCGGCGCGCACTTTGCCAGGTATGTACCGCGAGCGAGGCGCGTTCTGCGCGGAggcaggtgctgctgctgctgctgctgccgccgcggcggcggcggctgccaGCTCCCGGCTTCTGTGACTGTCACACTGCACCTGGGCTGAACTTGAAAAGAGAGTGAAGGGGCCATTGGGCGAACGCTTTTGGCAGATACAAGGGGTGCTTGCAGACGAGGGGGAGGCGGATCTGTCTTCACGCCCTCCACCGTGCCCACCGCCACAGCACCTCCATCTCTGCAAATACGGCCCGAGGAGTGGAGGCGGCCACCGGACTCCCAAAGAGATATGGGGCAGCGGCTGTGACCGCATCTCGGAAGCTACAACAACAGGTCGCCTTTCTGAGACTCCTTTGGCGGGAAGGGCCACTTGGAAAGGGGAGGTTTGGAAGAGCTGCAAGGGAAGGTGGTAGGGTTCTCGAATTCATCAGGAGAACACCACTGAGTGACTGTCCCTCGTTTTCTCTGTCCTGCACGACGCGTACTGGCCCTACATTAGCCGGACTGTGTCAGGGGGGAAATCAGACACCTGTCTGAAGAAATTGCTGCGTCTAAAGTCACCTGTGTACTTATTCGTGCCAGGGGTGGCCTGGCCCAGCTGCTGGAAGAGATCTGGTGAGGTTCTGCTGGGTGTGATTGTAAGGacgttgtatatatacacatattttttcttcttacaaatcCCTGCGTTGGAGGGAAACTTACCTTTCCGAGAACTGTGACTTCACCAGGAGCCTCGCCTTGGAGTAGGAGTGATACCTCCAGACCGCAGCTCTCAGTATTGGGTTCGACGGCAGGAAGCGAGTGAGTGTGGCGACTGTGACCCGCTGTAGAAGCCTGATCGCCCTTCGTGCCTCCGCTTCAAGGAACCATGGCGGCGGGTGTGGCCGCGTGGCTGCCCTTTGCTAGGGCAGCAGCCATTGGCTGGATGCCCGTGGCCTCGGGGCCCATGCCGGCTCCCCCaaggcaggagagaaaaaggaCCCAAGATGCCCTGATTGTGCTCAATGTGAGTGGCACTCGTTTCCAGACGTGGCAGGACACCCTGGAACGCTACCCGGACACTCTGCTGGGCAGTTCGGAGAGGGACTTTTTCTACCACCCGGAAACGCAGCAGTACTTTTTTGACCGTGACCCAGACATCTTCCGCCATATCTTGAATTTCTACCGCACCGGGAAGCTGCACTACCCTCGCCATGAGTGCATCTCTGCGTATGATGAGGAACTGGCCTTCTTTGGCCTCATCCCGGAGATTATCGGGGACTGCTGTTACGAGGAGTACAAGGATCGCAGGCGGGAGAACGCGGAGCGTCTGCAGGACGACGCCGATACCGACAACACGGGAGAGAGCGCGCTGCCCACTATGACCGCCCGGCAGAGGGTGTGGCGGGCGTTTGAGAACCCCCACACCAGCACAATGGCCCTGGTGTTCTACTACGTGACAGGCTTCTTCATTGCCGTCTCAGTCATCGCTAACGTGGTAGAGACAGTGCCCTGCGGCTCTAGTCCCGGGCACATTAAAGAACTGCCTTGCGGGGAGCGGTATGCGGTGGCCTTCTTTTGCTTGGATACAGCCTGCGTCATGATCTTCACAGTTGAGTACTTGCTTCGCCTGGCCGCGGCACCCAGTCGTTACCGTTTTGTGCGTAGTGTCATGAGCATCATCGACGTGGTGGCCATCCTGCCTTACTACATTGGGCTGGTGATGACAGACAATGAGGATGTCAGCGGAGCCTTTGTCACGCTCCGGGTCTTCCGGGTCTTCCGGATCTTTAAGTTTTCCCGCCACTCTCAAGGCCTGCGCATCCTGGGGTACACGCTGAAGAGCTGTGCCTCAGAATTGGGCTTCTTGCTCTTCTCGCTCACCATGGCTATCATCATTTTTGCTACAGTCATGTTCTACGCAGAGAAGGGGTCTTCGGCCAGCAAGTTCACCAGCATCCCTGCTGCCTTCTGGTATACCATCGTCACCATGACAACACTAGGGTAGGTGCCGTCAAGGGAAATGGGGTGGAGGTTGGATATCTGTGAGGTGATCGTGGACCCAGTAAGGTTCTACAGTTAAGAGGAagtgcttttttctcttttctaagtgGGTTTAGGAAAGCATTATCCAAGTGGCTCTGAGTAACTCTTTATCCACGAAATGGGTATGATACAGAGATTGAAGTCATTTAGGGATTTGCTGGCCGGTGTTGAGTATGGATGCCTGAAGGTGATAAATACACAAGAAATTTTAGAATTCCTGAATATAGGGAAggataatattatatatatcaatACATAAAGATATGACagtgaaaaacacaaaattgGTGCCCAGTAAAGGTAtgaatatgcataatatatattgaAGTGCCTAGAGAGAGTTCCAGTGTATTCAAATGAAAAGTTTTCATGTATATTTGaagtattattttcatataaatagatACTTTTGGCATGCATTTTCCTTCTAAGAACcataattcttattttacaacATTGTAAAACACAGATTATACATATCATTACCCAAggattttgtaatatatatacatacatattcatatacatgcattttcattttggatgATAGGTTATGCGGTTTTAGAATATCAGGGCTGAAACTGATCAACCCTACAAAATGAAGTAGAATGATATTTGCAACATATCTTACACTATAAGTTCATAGTTTTAGAAAAAAGTCAGTAACTATCACTCACACAGTTTTTAGAAACTACAGATCCCATCAGGCAATGGGCCTATGA is a window from the Leopardus geoffroyi isolate Oge1 chromosome A2, O.geoffroyi_Oge1_pat1.0, whole genome shotgun sequence genome containing:
- the KCND2 gene encoding potassium voltage-gated channel subfamily D member 2 encodes the protein MAAGVAAWLPFARAAAIGWMPVASGPMPAPPRQERKRTQDALIVLNVSGTRFQTWQDTLERYPDTLLGSSERDFFYHPETQQYFFDRDPDIFRHILNFYRTGKLHYPRHECISAYDEELAFFGLIPEIIGDCCYEEYKDRRRENAERLQDDADTDNTGESALPTMTARQRVWRAFENPHTSTMALVFYYVTGFFIAVSVIANVVETVPCGSSPGHIKELPCGERYAVAFFCLDTACVMIFTVEYLLRLAAAPSRYRFVRSVMSIIDVVAILPYYIGLVMTDNEDVSGAFVTLRVFRVFRIFKFSRHSQGLRILGYTLKSCASELGFLLFSLTMAIIIFATVMFYAEKGSSASKFTSIPAAFWYTIVTMTTLGYGDMVPKTIAGKIFGSICSLSGVLVIALPVPVIVSNFSRIYHQNQRADKRRAQKKARLARIRAAKSGSANAYMQSKRNGLLSNQLQSSEDEQTFMSKSGSSFETQHHHLLHCLEKTTNHEFVDEQVFEESCMEVATGNRPSSHSPSLSSQQGVTSTCCSRRHKKTFRIPNANVSGSHRGSVQELSTIQIRCVERTPLSNSRSSLNAKMEECVKLNCEQPYVTTAIISIPTPPVTTPEGDDRPESPEYSGGNIVRVSAL